From a region of the Streptacidiphilus albus JL83 genome:
- a CDS encoding helix-turn-helix transcriptional regulator has product MLTTLGIDSVAKSVYLAMVAQPHAEIPKLAEELDESDDAIAGALEQLANLSLVAPGAGATGWLPVAPEFGLASLLARQQADLARHQLQVDDSRREVAQLLASHGRRSQGQVPGVEWLSGEAAVWQRVAELADGCQEEALSLGPTERLTESVIEAARPVDEALLRRGARSRSILLESARNDNSSMPYLRWKMEAVGGVRMLPSLPVWMMMIDHRYAVVPVANGRSVVGGLVCTAESIISAFAALFATLWKEALPLTEARPRTGGRLSLQEQHILRLWAQGLTDASAARQMDVSLRTVRRLSDKLTERFGAHSRFQLGAMAIAEGSIRAEDMI; this is encoded by the coding sequence ATGCTGACCACTCTGGGGATTGATTCCGTGGCCAAGAGCGTCTATCTGGCGATGGTGGCCCAGCCGCACGCGGAGATACCGAAGCTGGCCGAGGAACTGGACGAGAGCGACGACGCGATCGCCGGGGCGCTGGAGCAGCTGGCGAACCTGTCGCTGGTCGCCCCGGGCGCCGGCGCCACCGGATGGCTGCCGGTGGCGCCCGAGTTCGGCCTCGCCTCACTGCTCGCCCGGCAGCAGGCGGATCTGGCCCGGCATCAGCTCCAGGTCGACGACAGCCGGCGGGAGGTCGCTCAGCTGCTGGCCAGCCACGGCCGCCGCTCGCAGGGGCAGGTCCCCGGGGTGGAGTGGCTCTCCGGTGAGGCGGCGGTCTGGCAGCGGGTCGCCGAGCTGGCCGACGGCTGCCAGGAGGAGGCGCTCTCCCTGGGCCCGACGGAGCGGTTGACGGAGTCGGTCATCGAGGCCGCCCGGCCGGTGGACGAGGCCCTGCTCCGGCGGGGCGCGCGGTCGCGCTCGATCCTGCTGGAGAGTGCCCGCAACGACAACTCCTCCATGCCCTACCTGCGGTGGAAGATGGAGGCGGTCGGCGGTGTGCGGATGCTGCCGTCGCTGCCGGTATGGATGATGATGATCGACCACCGGTATGCCGTCGTGCCGGTCGCCAACGGCCGCTCGGTCGTGGGCGGCCTGGTCTGCACCGCCGAGTCGATCATCAGCGCGTTCGCGGCGCTGTTCGCCACGCTGTGGAAGGAGGCACTGCCGCTGACCGAGGCCCGCCCGCGCACCGGCGGCCGGCTCTCGCTCCAGGAGCAGCACATCCTCCGGCTCTGGGCTCAGGGCCTCACCGATGCCTCCGCGGCGCGGCAGATGGACGTCTCGCTGCGCACGGTGCGTCGGCTCTCCGACAAGCTCACCGAGCGGTTCGGTGCCCACAGTCGGTTCCAGCTCGGGGCGATGGCGATCGCCGAGGGCAGCATCCGCGCCGAGGACATGATCTGA